In a single window of the Cucurbita pepo subsp. pepo cultivar mu-cu-16 chromosome LG18, ASM280686v2, whole genome shotgun sequence genome:
- the LOC111779839 gene encoding uncharacterized protein LOC111779839: MEAEEGPTHLSPSPTFSIYSSGSSSLAEIAARAVREIGEEPFADADNYGWESQGSVYRFRENMSNSHARESAEGVRSDDCGKNCDDDEFKFVVLCREPDAFTSPAHEIFYNGQIMPVYPVFNMDLLLDNGSRVGTVLENLKKSTVHRSPLRNTMNEEECKTTSVSSSGEDGLAGVPSATYCVWSPSPEKTPPEKKHKRIELLNRWKFRDLIYNHIRSKSEGADALMMRTTIIKKDDRPGNEPKMKKDSRRLSTSSSSPNFGITSFPAQSVRYGWNRTVKEAEKRRSYLYRQHWLVLNLKCSLSGENEGGSIFQVSFYLTFGF; this comes from the exons ATGGAGGCCGAGGAAGGTCCCACACACCTTTCGCCGTCGCCGACTTTTAGCATCTATTCTTCAGGTAGCAGTAGCCTCGCTGAAATTGCCGCCAGAGCTGTTAGGGAAATTGGAGAAGAACCGTTTGCAGATGCTGATAATTATGGCTGGGAGTCCCAGGGTTCGGTTTACCGTTTCCGAGAAAATATGTCCAACAGCCATGCAAGGGAATCAGCGGAAGGAGTTAGAAGTGATGACTGTGGTAAAAATTGCGACGATGAtgaatttaagtttgttgttctCTGCAGAGAACCAGACGCATTTACGAGCCCTGCTCATGAGATCTTTTACAATGGTCAGATCATGCCGGTTTATCCGGTATTCAATATGGACTTACTGCTAGACAACGGCTCACGAGTAGGCACCGTATTGGAGAACTTGAAGAAGTCGACTGTGCATCGTTCGCCGTTGAGAAACACGATGAACGAAGAGGAGTGTAAAACGACGTCGGTTTCCTCGTCTGGAGAGGACGGTCTTGCAGGCGTTCCATCGGCTACGTACTGCGTCTGGTCTCCTAGCCCTGAGAAAACACCACctgaaaagaaacataaaagaatagaattgTTAAACAGGTGGAAATTTCGGGATCTTATATACAATCACATTCGAAGTAAGAGTGAAGGAGCGGATGCACTCATGATGAGGACGACGATTATTAAGAAGGACGATCGGCCTGGAAATGAACcgaagatgaagaaagatTCAAGAAGATTATCAACATCCTCTAGTAGTCCTAATTTTGGTATCACATCCTTCCCTGCACAGAGCGTTCGTTATGGATGGAACAGAACGGTGAAAGAAGCGGAAAAGAGGAGGTCCTACTTATACAGACAACATTGG TTGGTATTGAATCTAAAATGCTCATTATCTGGTGAGAATGAAGGAGGTTCCATCTTCCAAGTAAGTTTCTATCTAACTTTTggcttttaa
- the LOC111780562 gene encoding transcription factor MYB98-like gives MEFESSLRQNLSSQIQQVCSENYAQICKNDELSFEIFASKGNYLQEFHNLDHFHPIGSSSNHPVMEDENLCSFDPLNPYSYGCSSNNNMGIEDLYDFSKGCTTDQNGGCGQVMDNFQSCGDYYYQRNQIEIMGLERNSMIPLNFQEIKPVNFIVADEVSCVTSGHGHIQKAIMNKNATFPSLLRTSKVRKKPTVIKGQWTIEEDRLLVQLVEQYGVRKWSHIAQMLPGRIGKQCRERWHNHLRPDIKKDTWSEEEDRVLIEAHSEIGNKWAEIAKRLPGRTENSIKNHWNATKRRQYSKRKCRSKYPRCSLLQDYIKSLNLDSVAARHQKKSSATSAVNNTKSKVTDHHHHHQAQTTEFCPNDWTVPNFDFKDEPEIYLDDSFFPEGCSINSLMEDIAGASVDDANNYDRKRYNDNEESVEFRRVEMEKSQYYAPVSTAGMVAGMEFEVKKELDLVEMMIQVNEVNNFK, from the exons ATGGAGTTCGAATCGAGTCTTAGACAAAATCTTAGCTCCCAGATTCAACAGGTTTGTTCAGAAAATTATGCCCAAATCTGCAAGAATGATGAATTATCATTCGAAATTTTTGCATCAAAAGGTAATTATCTGCAAGAATTTCACAACCTGGATCATTTTCATCCCATTGGTTCATCGTCCAATCATCCTGTTATGGAAGACGAAAATCTGTGCAGTTTCGATCCTTTGAATCCATACTCATATGGGTGTTCTTCGAATAACAATATGGGCATTGAAGATTTGTATGATTTTAGTAAAGGTTGCACTACAGATCAAAATGGTGGGTGTGGGCAAGTGATGGACAACTTCCAAAGTTGTGGAGATTATTACTATCAGAGGAATCAAATTGAGATAATGGGATTAGAAAGAAACTCCATGATTCCATTGAATTTCCAAGAAATAAAACCTGTAAATTTCATTGTAGCTGATGAAGTGTCCTGTGTAACTTCAGGACATGGCCATATCCAGAAAGCTATCATGAATAAGAATGCAACATTTCCATCTCTGTTAAGAACATCTAAAGTTCGAAAGAAGCCTACTGTGATCAAAGGCCAATGGACAATTGAAGAAGATAG GCTTTTGGTTCAATTGGTTGAACAATATGGAGTGAGAAAATGGTCTCATATAGCGCAGATGCTGCCAGGAAGAATAGGAAAACAGTGCAGAGAACGATGGCACAATCATCTCAGGCCTGACATTAAG AAAGATACGTGGAGTGAAGAAGAGGATAGGGTTTTGATTGAAGCGCATTCAGAAATCGGGAACAAATGGGCGGAAATAGCGAAGAGATTACCTGGAAGAACAGAAAACTCCATAAAAAACCACTGGAATGCGACGAAGAGAAGGCAATACTCAAAGCGAAAATGCAGATCCAAATATCCGAGGTGCTCTCTTCTGCAGGACTACATCAAGAGCCTGAATCTGGACTCCGTCGCCGCTCGCcaccaaaagaaaagctcAGCCACCTCCGCCGTCAACAACACTAAATCAAAAGTGAccgatcatcatcatcatcatcaagcaCAAACCACTGAGTTTTGCCCTAACGATTGGACAGTTCCGAATTTCGATTTCAAGGACGAACCAGAGATTTACCTCGACGATAGTTTCTTTCCGGAAGGATGTAGCATCAACTCGCTCATGGAAGATATTGCCGGCGCCTCCGTTGACGACGCCAATAATTATGATCGGAAAAGATATAACGACAATGAAGAATCAGTTGAGTTTCGTCGGGTTGAAATGGAGAAATCGCAGTACTACGCTCCGGTGAGTACGGCGGGCATGGTGGCGGGAATGGAGTTTGAAGTGAAGAAAGAACTTGATTTAGTAGAAATGATGATTCAAGTGAACGAAgttaataactttaaataa